TAATCCAGCTCGGCCATCAATGCCTGAGCGTACTCTTCTACCATTTGCGGAATCTGATATTGCTTCACCCAATCCCAGCGTTTCTCCGCCATCGCTGTCAATTCTCGTAAAATATCTAGATCGCGCTGAACGATACGCGATATGCCGGGCCGCTGAATCTTAATAGCTACGGCCTCACCGCTTCGGAGTTTACCCAGATGCACCTGTCCAATACTAGCCGCAGCCACAGGGGTATCCTCGAACCGGGAAAAGATCTCCTCCAGCGGTGTATCCAATTCCTGTTCCAAAATACCCCGTGCCGTCTCCGAGGAAAACGGTGGGACCTGATCCTGCAGCTTCACCAATTCCCGGATCACAGACTCGGGCAACAAGTCTGCCCTTGTGCTTGCCAGTTGCCCCAGCTTAACGAAAGCCGGCCCCAGCTCCTGCAGCACGAGTCGTATGCGTTCACTCAGCGTCTTGGTGGTGTGGGCTTCACGCGACATCCACCGCCGGGGTATGGCCAGCAGCTGGAACAAACCCAGCTCCTCGACCATATAACCGAAGCCATGACGCACCAGCGCCATGGCAATTTCCCGGTATCTGCCGACATGTTTGATTCGCACAGCCATCTACTCGATCTCGTTTCCTTTGAGAGGAGGAACTTCAAGTGGAGCTGGGGATACATCAGGTTGAAGCTGTGGTGTGTGACCCAGTTCCGCAAGCTTTTTCTCAAGGACGGCAACACGCTGTTCCAAACTGGTTACATCACTCTCGGATGGAACGCCCACTTCCTGAAGGACGCGCTTGACCTGTTCGTGAATCATTCTTTTGAACTGGCCCTGCTCTTCATCGCCCCGTTCCATCAGGCGTTCAACCAACGCTTTGGATTCACCAGGCGCCAGTTCCCCTCGCTTAACCAGATCATCCACGGTTTTCTCAATTTTCTCCTTACTTACAACAGTAAGACCGAGCCCTAACGAGATTGCCTTTTTGAACAAATCGCTCATTCTTGTCATCCTCCTCTTCGTTGATCTCTATAGTATACCCCTAATCAGCTGCTCACAAAAGAAACGGTACGGCTATACGTAGCGCGCAGCCCATTTTCCTGCCTGCAGAATTAACTGACGATAGGTTTCATGGGCAAAAGATGGTACATGATGTCCTGGCATCAAATAAACAATGCGTCCAAGACCATATCTATGCGCCCAAGCTGCGGGCTTCGGCCCTTCTTCGGATTGATACTCCAGCAGAATTTTCGTTTCGGCAAATGAACCGAACTCGAACTGATAAGGCTCTTCCTCCATCGTAAATCCGGAAATGCCTTCCGTCACTGGATGGCTCTCTGCAGTTACTGTGAACTCTAGTGGGGCATAAGGTGGATGATGCAGGAATTTGGCACCGATCATCTGCTTCAGCTCATAACGATTTTGGAGCGAAATTCCGTTATGTATAATGACCAGTCCACCTCCATTACTAACATAGGACAATAAGCCTGCCGTCTGCTGTGGAGAAACTTTCCCCTTCCAATCATCCATGTAACAGATACACACATCAAATCCAGTTATATTTTCTTGCAGCAGCATGTTGCGATTCTCACTGCACTGCACAGTCATAGTATCGTGAAAAATCCGACTAATTTCCGCATCCACCCCTTGCAGCGGATGCCAGTCCGGATGAGTATAATCACCAAGTAATAACGCTTTTTTACGATGATCCATCAATAAAAACTCCTTTCAAATTACCTCTAACAGAATTACCAAGGAAGGGTATCGCCCTTGTAATCTACATACGCGGGCTGATCGCCCATGAACTCCTTATGGCGATCGATGAGTGCTGTGATATGCTGAGCCGATTGATCTGGCGTAAGGTCTGCATCGGTATTCAATTCCCCGCTCATATAACTCTGTACCCAGCCGGGATGTATCAGCATCACTTGCCCACCCTCATTCTTCAGACCATTATGCACAAGGCGGGCCTGCATGTTTAACGCAGATTTGGACATACAATAGGCAAACCATCCATCCCGGCTGCACTGCTCAATACTGCCTGCCTCCGAAGATATATCGACGATCAGCTTGTTTGTCCCTTGAAGAAGGAGGGGCAACAGGGCATGAGTCACACGCAATGTCCCCAAGGTATTTACGTTGAATACTTCTGCCATCTCCGCCATATTTAACGGTCCGCGGATATGATCCGTAATACTTCCTAGTATAGCCGCATTATTGATAAGCATATCCAAATGCTCTGTATCCAGCTTAAGTGTCTCCGTGAACAAAGCTACGGACAGATCATCCGCAATGTCCAGTTCGATGGCGCGTAAATGTTTTGGAAAGGCATCCGTCAGAAGACGAATTCCTTCTGACTCTTCCATGTCCAACCCTGCTGCATAAACGATATAACCTCTCTTCAGCATTTGTGCCGTCAGAGCTAACCCCAGTCCCCGGGCCGCCCCGGTTACACATACGGTTTTCATCATGCTGTCCCTCCCTCACAAGCTTAATCTGTCTTTAATTCATTCCACATTATTATCCAAAAACCTTTAATTATGAATGGGTACAACTAACTTCATGACCAAAGTCTCAGGTGAATTACCTTGAATCAGATTCATTCAGCTTATAGGGAATGAACCGATCACAGAGACAAGCAACAAAAAAAAGTTCTGATCCATATATCGGATCAGAACCGGGAACAACTTGGCATCTTAAATGCGTTTCATTCAACGCTTAATATGACTCCAGGCGGGATCACATATTATTGCAGCAGTTGAGCCTTGTCCGCAGATCGGGCAGCGTAATAACGCCCCAGTTCAACGATTAGTGCCCCCATCTTCTCATCCTCTGGGACTACGAGCGCCTCAATACCTTCTTCACGCATTGCGTTTGCCGTAACCCTACCCACCGAAGCAGGCACTACGCCTTGCCGGAAGGCTTCCTGCATGGATTCGAGCTTGCCCTTTGACGCCGCGTATTCAACCAAAAACCGCACTTGCGGCCCACTAGTAAACGCGACAGCATGCACCTCATGCAGCAAAATTTCATTCAACAACTGTTCCAGTTCGCCCTCTTCGGGCGGGACGTGACGATAAGGAAGCACCTGACGTACTTGCGCCCCTTGTTCCTCCAGCCAACCGACCAACTTGGGCGCGGTTTCCCCATGCAGTTGCAACATGACCTTCTGTCCCTTAAGTTCATGAGGCGCAAATTCACGAATCAGCCCGTCTGTGCTGCCATCATCATCCCGTACCAGCGGTGTCAGTTTACGTTTTCGGAGTGCATTGACTGTTTTGTACCCTCTTGCAGCAATCAAGGATTCCGATAATACGTCCAGCAATTGATCAGCAATCTCCATATCCTCAGCCATATCAAAAATAGCGTCCAATCCCATACCCGTGGTTAATACCGTCCAGTCTGGCGGGTCGGATATCCAGGATACCAGACCATCTCGAATATTACGATCGTCCAGAAAAACAGTTCCTTGTGCAGGTCGGACTAGTGGAATCCCGCCCATTTTCTCAACCAGCAAAGACATCTCTTTGGATTTTCGTGGTCCGGTCAATGCTACGCGTATACCTGCCAAATGTTGAGCCATCCATGTTCCCCCCGTTAATTCAGCCGAAAGTCATCAGTCTGACTACAGTATACAGGGTACTTCTATGGAGGGAAACC
This window of the Paenibacillus marchantiae genome carries:
- a CDS encoding SDR family oxidoreductase, translating into MMKTVCVTGAARGLGLALTAQMLKRGYIVYAAGLDMEESEGIRLLTDAFPKHLRAIELDIADDLSVALFTETLKLDTEHLDMLINNAAILGSITDHIRGPLNMAEMAEVFNVNTLGTLRVTHALLPLLLQGTNKLIVDISSEAGSIEQCSRDGWFAYCMSKSALNMQARLVHNGLKNEGGQVMLIHPGWVQSYMSGELNTDADLTPDQSAQHITALIDRHKEFMGDQPAYVDYKGDTLPW
- a CDS encoding ThuA domain-containing protein produces the protein MDHRKKALLLGDYTHPDWHPLQGVDAEISRIFHDTMTVQCSENRNMLLQENITGFDVCICYMDDWKGKVSPQQTAGLLSYVSNGGGLVIIHNGISLQNRYELKQMIGAKFLHHPPYAPLEFTVTAESHPVTEGISGFTMEEEPYQFEFGSFAETKILLEYQSEEGPKPAAWAHRYGLGRIVYLMPGHHVPSFAHETYRQLILQAGKWAARYV
- a CDS encoding uroporphyrinogen-III synthase — its product is MAQHLAGIRVALTGPRKSKEMSLLVEKMGGIPLVRPAQGTVFLDDRNIRDGLVSWISDPPDWTVLTTGMGLDAIFDMAEDMEIADQLLDVLSESLIAARGYKTVNALRKRKLTPLVRDDDGSTDGLIREFAPHELKGQKVMLQLHGETAPKLVGWLEEQGAQVRQVLPYRHVPPEEGELEQLLNEILLHEVHAVAFTSGPQVRFLVEYAASKGKLESMQEAFRQGVVPASVGRVTANAMREEGIEALVVPEDEKMGALIVELGRYYAARSADKAQLLQ
- a CDS encoding phasin family protein, producing the protein MSDLFKKAISLGLGLTVVSKEKIEKTVDDLVKRGELAPGESKALVERLMERGDEEQGQFKRMIHEQVKRVLQEVGVPSESDVTSLEQRVAVLEKKLAELGHTPQLQPDVSPAPLEVPPLKGNEIE